In Trifolium pratense cultivar HEN17-A07 linkage group LG7, ARS_RC_1.1, whole genome shotgun sequence, a genomic segment contains:
- the LOC123897778 gene encoding ATPase 9, plasma membrane-type-like isoform X1 encodes MTSLEDIKKEAVDLERIPVDEVFRELNCTKEGLTNEEGQKRLAVFGPNKLEEKKESKLLKFLGFMWNPLSWVMEAAAIMAIALANGGGEPPDWQDFVGITVLLVINSTISFIEENNAGNAAAALMAGLAPKTKVLRDGRWSEQEAAILVPGDIISIKLGDIVPADARLLDGDALKIDQSALTGESLPVTKNPGDEVFSGSTVKQGELEAIVIATGVHTFFGKAAHLVDSTNQIGHFQQVLTAIGNFCICSIALGMIIEIVVMYPIQRRKYRSGIDNLLVLLIGGIPIAMPTVLSVTMAIGSHRLSEQGAITKRMTAIEEMAGMDVLCSDKTGTLTLNKLTVDKNLIEVFSRDTDKDMVILLGARASRVENQDAIDACIVGMLSDPKEAREGCTEVHFLPFNPVDKRTAMTYIDTDGNWHRVSKGAPEQIIELCNLREDVKKKALSIIDKFADRGLRSLAVCKQEVPEKTKESAGGPWQFVGLLPLFDPPRHDSAETIRQALHLGVNVKMITGDQLAIGKETGRRLGMGSNMYPSSSLLGEHKDASIASLPVDELIEKADGFAGVFPEHKYEIVKRLQDRKHICGMTGDGVNDAPALKRADIGIAVADATDAARGASDIVLTEPGLSVIVSAVLTSRAIFQRMKNYTIYAVSITIRIVLGFMLLALIWKFDFSPFMVLIIAILNDGTIMTISKDRVKPSPMPDSWKLKEIFATGIVLGAYLAVMTVVFFWLAHASDFFSEKFGVRSIKENHAELTAAVYLQVSIISQALIFVTRSRSWSFVERPGFLLMFAFLLAQLLATLIAVYAHWEFASMQGIGWGWAGVIWLYSIVTYIPLDILKFFIRYALSGKAWNNITENRTAFTSKKDYGRGEREAQWAAAQRTLHGLNPPETEQVLGEANSYRELSELAEQAKKRAEIARLRELHTLKGHVESVVKLKGLDIETIQQHYTV; translated from the exons ATGACGAGCCTCGAGGATATCAAGAAGGAGGCTGTTGACCTA GAGAGAATTCCTGTCGATGAAGTGTTTCGCGAATTGAATTGTACCAAAGAAGGTCTCACTAATGAGGAAGGCCAAAAAAGGTTGGCTGTTTTTGGTCCAAACAAATTGGAAGAAAAGAAG GAAAGCAAGCTGCTTAAGTTCTTGGGCTTTATGTGGAATCCTCTTTCATGGGTCATGGAAGCTGCTGCTATCATGGCTATTGCATTGGCTAATGGAGGG GGTGAGCCACCAGATTGGCAAGATTTCGTTGGAATCACAGTCTTGCTGGTCATTAACTCAACCATTAGTTTTATCGAAGAAAACAATGCCGGAAATGCTGCTGCCGCACTTATGGCAGGACTTGCTCCCAAAACCAAGGTTCTGAGAGATGGAAGGTGGAGTGAGCAGGAGGCTGCTATATTGGTACCAGGAGACATAATCAGCATCAAATTAGGAGACATTGTCCCAGCTGATGCTCGTCTTTTGGACGGAGATGCTCTTAAGATTGATCAATCCGCACTCACTGGTGAGTCCTTGCCTGTTACCAAGAACCCTGGTGATGAAGTCTTCTCTGGTTCCACTGTTAAGCAAGGAGAGCTCGAGGCCATTGTAATTGCTACTGGAGTCCACACCTTCTTCGGTAAGGCTGCTCATTTGGTCGACAGCACTAACCAAATTGGTCATTTCCAACAG GTGTTGACAGCAATAGGTAACTTCTGCATTTGCTCAATTGCTTTGGGAATGATCATCGAGATTGTTGTCATGTATCCAATTCAGCGCCGAAAGTATAGAAGTGGAATCGACAATCTCTTGGTGCTTCTCATTGGAGGCATTCCAATTGCCATGCCAACAGTTTTGTCAGTTACCATGGCTATTGGTTCACATAGGTTGTCTGAGCAAGGCGCTATCACAAAGAGGATGACAGCCATTGAAGAAATGGCTGGAATGGATGTTTTATGTAGTGACAAGACTGGAACTCTAACACTTAACAAACTTACTGTTGACAAAAATCTGATTGAGGTATTTTCAAGAGATACCGACAAGGACATGGTAATTTTGCTCGGAGCAAGAGCCTCTAGGGTGGAAAACCAAGATGCTATTGATGCTTGCATTGTTGGAATGTTGAGTGATCCAAAAGAG GCTAGAGAAGGGTGTACAGAGGTACATTTCCTGCCCTTTAATCCAGTGGACAAGCGTACCGCCATGACATACATAGACACCGATGGTAACTGGCACCGAGTAAGCAAAGGTGCACCGGAGCAG ATTATTGAACTTTGCAATCTTAGAGAAGATGTGAAGAAGAAAGCTCTTTCCATTATTGATAAATTTGCTGACCGTGGTCTTCGTTCTCTTGCTGTTTGCAAACAA GAAGTGCCAGAAAAGACCAAGGAAAGTGCAGGAGGACCATGGCAGTTTGTCGGTCTGTTGCCTCTCTTTGACCCTCCAAGGCATGACAGTGCAGAGACCATTAGACAAGCACTTCATCTTGGAGTAAATGTTAAGATGATTACTGGTGATCAGCTAGCTATTGGTAAGGAAACAGGTCGCAGACTCGGCATGGGAAGTAACATGTATCCATCATCCTCCCTCCTTGGTGAACACAAGGATGCCTCAATTGCTTCCCTTCCGGTCGATGAACTTATTGAGAAGGCTGATGGATTTGCTGGTGTCTTCCCTG AACATAAATATGAGATTGTAAAGAGACTCCAGGACAGGAAACACATATGTGGAATGACAGGAGATGGTGTGAATGATGCACCTGCATTGAAAAGAGCAGACATTGGAATTGCGGTGGCTGATGCAACTGATGCAGCTCGAGGTGCATCCGATATAGTCCTCACGGAGCCTGGTTTGAGTGTTATCGTCAGTGCAGTCCTCACAAGCAGAGCTATTTTCCAAAGAATGAAGAACTATACAATTTATGCAGTTTCCATAACCATTCGAATTGTGCTTGGCTTTATGCTCCTTGCTCTAATTTGGAAATTTGATTTCTCTCCTTTTATGGTTTTGATCATTGCCATACTTAATGACGGCACAATCATGACCATTTCGAAGGATAGGGTGAAGCCATCTCCTATGCCAGATTCATGGAAGTTAAAAGAGATTTTCGCCACAGGAATAGTGCTGGGTGCCTACCTTGCTGTTATGACTGTTGTCTTCTTTTGGCTCGCTCATGCATCCGATTTCTTCTCG gaaAAATTTGGAGTGAGATCAATCAAGGAAAATCACGCAGAGCTCACAGCTGCAGTTTACCTTCAAGTGAGTATTATTAGTCAGGCTCTCATCTTCGTTACACGCTCAAGGAGCTGGTCTTTCGTTGAACGTCCTGGCTTCTTGCTTATGTTTGCCTTTCTCTTAGCACAACTG TTGGCCACATTGATAGCTGTGTATGCACATTGGGAGTTTGCAAGTATGCAAGGAATTGGATGGGGTTGGGCAGGTGTCATTTGGCTCTACAGCATTGTTACCTACATCCCATTGGATATCCTTAAGTTCTTCATCCGATATGCCTTGAGCGGCAAGGCATGGAACAATATTACTGAAAATAGG ACTGCCTTCACATCAAAGAAGGATTATGGAAGGGGCGAGAGAGAAGCACAATGGGCTGCAGCTCAACGCACACTACACGGTTTGAATCCACCAGAAACCGAACAAGTTTTGGGTGAAGCTAACAGCTACAGAGAATTATCTGAACTTGCAGAACAAGCCAAGAAGCGTGCCGAAATTGCAAGGTTAAGGGAGCTTCACACACTAAAGGGTCATGTGGAATCTGTTGTAAAACTGAAGGGACTTGACATTGAGACAATTCAGCAACACTACACTGTTTGA
- the LOC123897778 gene encoding ATPase 9, plasma membrane-type-like isoform X2: MGPLSLEDIKKEAVDLERIPVDEVFRELNCTKEGLTNEEGQKRLAVFGPNKLEEKKESKLLKFLGFMWNPLSWVMEAAAIMAIALANGGGEPPDWQDFVGITVLLVINSTISFIEENNAGNAAAALMAGLAPKTKVLRDGRWSEQEAAILVPGDIISIKLGDIVPADARLLDGDALKIDQSALTGESLPVTKNPGDEVFSGSTVKQGELEAIVIATGVHTFFGKAAHLVDSTNQIGHFQQVLTAIGNFCICSIALGMIIEIVVMYPIQRRKYRSGIDNLLVLLIGGIPIAMPTVLSVTMAIGSHRLSEQGAITKRMTAIEEMAGMDVLCSDKTGTLTLNKLTVDKNLIEVFSRDTDKDMVILLGARASRVENQDAIDACIVGMLSDPKEAREGCTEVHFLPFNPVDKRTAMTYIDTDGNWHRVSKGAPEQIIELCNLREDVKKKALSIIDKFADRGLRSLAVCKQEVPEKTKESAGGPWQFVGLLPLFDPPRHDSAETIRQALHLGVNVKMITGDQLAIGKETGRRLGMGSNMYPSSSLLGEHKDASIASLPVDELIEKADGFAGVFPEHKYEIVKRLQDRKHICGMTGDGVNDAPALKRADIGIAVADATDAARGASDIVLTEPGLSVIVSAVLTSRAIFQRMKNYTIYAVSITIRIVLGFMLLALIWKFDFSPFMVLIIAILNDGTIMTISKDRVKPSPMPDSWKLKEIFATGIVLGAYLAVMTVVFFWLAHASDFFSEKFGVRSIKENHAELTAAVYLQVSIISQALIFVTRSRSWSFVERPGFLLMFAFLLAQLLATLIAVYAHWEFASMQGIGWGWAGVIWLYSIVTYIPLDILKFFIRYALSGKAWNNITENRTAFTSKKDYGRGEREAQWAAAQRTLHGLNPPETEQVLGEANSYRELSELAEQAKKRAEIARLRELHTLKGHVESVVKLKGLDIETIQQHYTV, from the exons CCTCGAGGATATCAAGAAGGAGGCTGTTGACCTA GAGAGAATTCCTGTCGATGAAGTGTTTCGCGAATTGAATTGTACCAAAGAAGGTCTCACTAATGAGGAAGGCCAAAAAAGGTTGGCTGTTTTTGGTCCAAACAAATTGGAAGAAAAGAAG GAAAGCAAGCTGCTTAAGTTCTTGGGCTTTATGTGGAATCCTCTTTCATGGGTCATGGAAGCTGCTGCTATCATGGCTATTGCATTGGCTAATGGAGGG GGTGAGCCACCAGATTGGCAAGATTTCGTTGGAATCACAGTCTTGCTGGTCATTAACTCAACCATTAGTTTTATCGAAGAAAACAATGCCGGAAATGCTGCTGCCGCACTTATGGCAGGACTTGCTCCCAAAACCAAGGTTCTGAGAGATGGAAGGTGGAGTGAGCAGGAGGCTGCTATATTGGTACCAGGAGACATAATCAGCATCAAATTAGGAGACATTGTCCCAGCTGATGCTCGTCTTTTGGACGGAGATGCTCTTAAGATTGATCAATCCGCACTCACTGGTGAGTCCTTGCCTGTTACCAAGAACCCTGGTGATGAAGTCTTCTCTGGTTCCACTGTTAAGCAAGGAGAGCTCGAGGCCATTGTAATTGCTACTGGAGTCCACACCTTCTTCGGTAAGGCTGCTCATTTGGTCGACAGCACTAACCAAATTGGTCATTTCCAACAG GTGTTGACAGCAATAGGTAACTTCTGCATTTGCTCAATTGCTTTGGGAATGATCATCGAGATTGTTGTCATGTATCCAATTCAGCGCCGAAAGTATAGAAGTGGAATCGACAATCTCTTGGTGCTTCTCATTGGAGGCATTCCAATTGCCATGCCAACAGTTTTGTCAGTTACCATGGCTATTGGTTCACATAGGTTGTCTGAGCAAGGCGCTATCACAAAGAGGATGACAGCCATTGAAGAAATGGCTGGAATGGATGTTTTATGTAGTGACAAGACTGGAACTCTAACACTTAACAAACTTACTGTTGACAAAAATCTGATTGAGGTATTTTCAAGAGATACCGACAAGGACATGGTAATTTTGCTCGGAGCAAGAGCCTCTAGGGTGGAAAACCAAGATGCTATTGATGCTTGCATTGTTGGAATGTTGAGTGATCCAAAAGAG GCTAGAGAAGGGTGTACAGAGGTACATTTCCTGCCCTTTAATCCAGTGGACAAGCGTACCGCCATGACATACATAGACACCGATGGTAACTGGCACCGAGTAAGCAAAGGTGCACCGGAGCAG ATTATTGAACTTTGCAATCTTAGAGAAGATGTGAAGAAGAAAGCTCTTTCCATTATTGATAAATTTGCTGACCGTGGTCTTCGTTCTCTTGCTGTTTGCAAACAA GAAGTGCCAGAAAAGACCAAGGAAAGTGCAGGAGGACCATGGCAGTTTGTCGGTCTGTTGCCTCTCTTTGACCCTCCAAGGCATGACAGTGCAGAGACCATTAGACAAGCACTTCATCTTGGAGTAAATGTTAAGATGATTACTGGTGATCAGCTAGCTATTGGTAAGGAAACAGGTCGCAGACTCGGCATGGGAAGTAACATGTATCCATCATCCTCCCTCCTTGGTGAACACAAGGATGCCTCAATTGCTTCCCTTCCGGTCGATGAACTTATTGAGAAGGCTGATGGATTTGCTGGTGTCTTCCCTG AACATAAATATGAGATTGTAAAGAGACTCCAGGACAGGAAACACATATGTGGAATGACAGGAGATGGTGTGAATGATGCACCTGCATTGAAAAGAGCAGACATTGGAATTGCGGTGGCTGATGCAACTGATGCAGCTCGAGGTGCATCCGATATAGTCCTCACGGAGCCTGGTTTGAGTGTTATCGTCAGTGCAGTCCTCACAAGCAGAGCTATTTTCCAAAGAATGAAGAACTATACAATTTATGCAGTTTCCATAACCATTCGAATTGTGCTTGGCTTTATGCTCCTTGCTCTAATTTGGAAATTTGATTTCTCTCCTTTTATGGTTTTGATCATTGCCATACTTAATGACGGCACAATCATGACCATTTCGAAGGATAGGGTGAAGCCATCTCCTATGCCAGATTCATGGAAGTTAAAAGAGATTTTCGCCACAGGAATAGTGCTGGGTGCCTACCTTGCTGTTATGACTGTTGTCTTCTTTTGGCTCGCTCATGCATCCGATTTCTTCTCG gaaAAATTTGGAGTGAGATCAATCAAGGAAAATCACGCAGAGCTCACAGCTGCAGTTTACCTTCAAGTGAGTATTATTAGTCAGGCTCTCATCTTCGTTACACGCTCAAGGAGCTGGTCTTTCGTTGAACGTCCTGGCTTCTTGCTTATGTTTGCCTTTCTCTTAGCACAACTG TTGGCCACATTGATAGCTGTGTATGCACATTGGGAGTTTGCAAGTATGCAAGGAATTGGATGGGGTTGGGCAGGTGTCATTTGGCTCTACAGCATTGTTACCTACATCCCATTGGATATCCTTAAGTTCTTCATCCGATATGCCTTGAGCGGCAAGGCATGGAACAATATTACTGAAAATAGG ACTGCCTTCACATCAAAGAAGGATTATGGAAGGGGCGAGAGAGAAGCACAATGGGCTGCAGCTCAACGCACACTACACGGTTTGAATCCACCAGAAACCGAACAAGTTTTGGGTGAAGCTAACAGCTACAGAGAATTATCTGAACTTGCAGAACAAGCCAAGAAGCGTGCCGAAATTGCAAGGTTAAGGGAGCTTCACACACTAAAGGGTCATGTGGAATCTGTTGTAAAACTGAAGGGACTTGACATTGAGACAATTCAGCAACACTACACTGTTTGA